The window TAGAAGATTACAATCCCATTGATCCAGTTCCGAGTTCAAAGGCATCCATAAAACCTGGACCGATCGAACATGGCACTCCTCTGAACCCATATATTCCTAAGCGGTCGCCTCCTAGTCCTCCGCCATCGCCTCTTAGTCCTCCTTCGTCGCCTCCTAGTCCTCCACATCCAAAGAAAGTTGCTGAAATTCCCTAGCTAGCTCAGTGTTACAGGTATTAGTGGATGTTTCCTAGTAAGATGGAGTTGTTATCCTAGTCTGTTTATTATGTGGTCTGCATAATCCAGCTAATTAGTTGTGTATCCCATCCTGTTTATTATGGTAATTTGAATGCTTTGCTAATTGATATTGATGTATGTTGAATTCTTTAGGTGAATCCTTTTGTAACCCCTATTTTGGTGGATTGAGTGTATTTCATTTCAATACATTAAACcacttggttttttttttaattacactaaacattgagaaccaaaaaagacagttttgaacataaaatttgatTAACATAATGTTATTAATTTCATCTGCCTTCAAATTTGCATTTTAAGGGTTCAAAAGAGGTTTTTATGTGTGATTTGATATAGAGAAAGATGACAGGTTCAATCCatcaaaaaattaaatgatCACAATGCTTTTTGCTTATATTTTTCTACAAAGATGCTCAATACATGAAATAATTAACTTTTTAATGCTcaatctattaaaaaaaaaattcattttcttttgtGGAAAATCTTAGTTATCCAGTAATTTCTTCTAAAAAGGATCTTTCATGTGGAAGGTTGAGTTATGGAATATTGATTCTAATTTGGATTCCAGTTactatttcaaaattaaaaaacaaacacaCTTTTAAGTGTGTTTATCTGTTGGATAATAACCCAAATAGAAGCCCACCTTAAATATGTTTAATAGAGGAATCCACTTCAAAATATGTAATAAGGTTGATATGCGAGGGATTTGTTTACAAATAATAATATCCATCAGAGTCTCTCACATCAATGGCTAAGGTTTATGTGATGAGCTATATTAACTATTAACTACTCCATCTACATTACCATCTCATTAAATTCAAACTCCACTTTTTTAAGGTGCAAAATGCCCTGTTTACAACCAGGGATAATTTTACttataacgtttaaaatggtgcaatgaTCAAATTTATAtggtcattagggtccatgtgaacgcaactgtCTGTACCAATTGTATAACtattgaatctaaaaaaaatcagtttttttgtgaattaataataaaattagagattgatatttttaaatttggtgaaatatttgaatttttttgtccaactcgtacaaaatacaatatatttttatttgggtagataatttattagtcctctaCTTTTTACATACGACACTGTTTAGTCATTATATTTTGAAACacacattataaggtctatATCCTTTGTTAATGTTAACATTTGGTCattctgtttattttttttagacttttaacTGTTATATTTGACATAAATAGATAGATGGAGAATAACAAAGTAACATAACCATTTTGTATTGTACTATGGTTGTACTGAAAGCTaaaatatgttcggttaaaaatctacaAGAATAGACAAAAGGgtcaaagggttaatattgacaaaagatatgagcattataatgtgtttttcaaaatatgagAAGTAAACAATGTGTTACATAAAAAggtggggactaataaattattgggTTGATTATAAATAACTATCAtatggtttggccgatttgcagaccgctacctgtggtattttttttttgcaaacacaaccgtgtggttgcaaaattttacatgtttctttattttgccaaatttgactgataacaacctcaaaatgaaaattttcaagaattaaagttgtttagtatcatatttatatGGAAtcgtatttttaatttttcaaaatcatcatttttggatttttctctctctaaacattatctttctcactcataaaaaaacaacacctaaataacctcaaacctaaaaagttgaaaaattaaaattgcttaaaatatcatttaacttttgaaattttttatttcgatgtcgttatcgaccaaattctgacaaagtgaactcaaatgcaaaattttgtaAACCATAGAATTGCATTtgcaaaaaaataccacaggtatcagtctgcaaatcggccaaaccacatgatagttatttgtaattaaccctaaattatttatccttttttattttctttttaattttttcccacgtttaatcatatgtttgtgatttgttactaattagtgataataaaaaattacacaCATAGGAAtcgtagatgacaagatttatgaCCGATAAGACAGTTTggtaaattatttctcaaattgaaccAGCTTATCAAtgttggggtaaaattgctcttggttgccaactttaaaggtaaaattgcttcttgACATAAATGTTAAGAGTATTTTTCgccttattttttaaaaaaataaaataaaactttcATTAAATTAAATCTGAAACCAATACATCGATAAGAAAAGGAGATTGATATTCTCACACTCCACGAACATTCGCTAAACGCTTGACATAAGAGATTGACACATTATCTAACTCTTTAATGAAATTGACACATTCTTGAACCACATCAACCAAATGTGATAAATAATAAGCCGATTTATTAATGGTTTGAACAACCAAAAGACATTTCGATTGAACTACCACATGACTTCTACCTGACAATTTAGTCCACGATAGTGCTTCCCGAATCACTATTGCCTTTGTCATAACTAATTCAGTACATCTTGGGATAAAAGAATGATGAGCATATAAGCATCGCCCATCCGAATCTCGAAGGAGAAAGCCAATTAAACTATAGACTTGTTCTTTAAACGTTCCTGCATCCACATTACAATACAAGGAACCTGATGTGTATTGTAATCGAACTCAAAAtgaatgtaaataaaaataatttttgacaCTCAAAATCttaaaatgtacattaattatggaatattaagacaattgtttttgcaacattgacttttataattattaatcattatattatggtttgtacaaaaccattacTATTTTATTAGTCATATTTATGTAAAAAAATTCTCTAATGAACCAATGTATCaagttgatattttttttaaagagaaCAAAAAGACGGAATTAATGGTTTAGTAATGATGTTTTTACAACAGTTTATGTATACCATAAATGATAATAAGTTAAATTTTAACATCTTCATTTATTCACTTTTATCTTCAATTCTtaaaatttactaattataatttttatttgtttcaaatgaaaattatttaattgggTCGTCATATCTCTTTCATTTATTATCTCTTGATATAACTTTTTAAGTATGTTGATATTGATGTGTGTGTGTGATACAGACAAATGTCATATGCAGTCTTATACTACTTTtagaatcaaattataattttttattttaattttttattgatgGATTTGATACTTCTCCGAATAAAAATCACAAGTATTGTTCATTTGACATTAGGTTTTATAGGACTGCGGCTGCATTCCCTGCATTCTTACTCAGCTGATATACCGTTAATTCAAACATTGACATTATGAAAAATCTATTCATTGTAGTAttcatttatataaataaatgcgATGCgtgttataaatttttaaatttaaaataagagtGTTTTATCAttgtaaatatatttattttattaaatttttattttttatatcttatattaaaaatagtgtaaaaaataataatgttttttataataatccatacattattattaaaaaaataataattatactaTACTAATAAATAACCAAGTATCAAAATAGCTAACTATGTTATATGATCCGCGCGGGTCTTCGACTAGTTCCAAATAATATTCTTATCCAGACGATACCTACTTATGTTCCTCTCCATCTGCCTCACTCTCCTTTGATGCTCGACAAAGCGAGCTAGGTGTGGGACGCTCGTAATCCCTATGATGACTGTCAAGGCATAGACGAAACATAACTATAAGATCATGAACTAAATCTTTCAGAGATTCAAAACAGATATTGATCTATTTCTTTGAGGAACAAAGGATTCATGAAAAAATAGTTTTCCAAATTACACATATGCATGTCTTATTGGACACATAATATGTAGACAAATTACAAGcgcatacatatatatatatatatatatatatatatatatacgcaATGAATgccatatattttaaaaaatcttTGATTATTAATAACGtagtaataattatttaattagaaaaatttctagtaattatttttaagaatatatatatatatatatatatatatatatatatatatatatatatatattctaatttagaaaaataatagCAATGATTATTTAATCACTTATTAATAATCACAAAATATTTTGACAACTCATtccaaaaaaattatttcaaaataaacatatttgtttatatagaatatatattttatataatatctaaaaattaaaaagtataaTTATTCATCGATTAATGTAATCAGAAACACAtctctaaaaaaataatttttaggatctTGAAAAAGTTTTAGTTTTCTgacattaaattttattttatgggcatttttaaacaatttttatatataaaaacaatttcagattaattaataaattaatattaatagtgCAGTTTTGTAGAATAGACTTCGAATGGGAAAGACGCGAGAGAGAGAACGAGGCGAATACCGAGGGCGAGTTAGGGAGCGTTCGCAGGAGAGGACGGCTGGTGGCCTGAGCGGCCGGTTTTGGGCGGCGGAGGCAATTGGAAGGAGGGGAGGCCGGATGTGGTGGTTTTACCGAGAAGGGTAGGAGGAGGCCGTGATAGGGATGACGGGAATTCGGATGAGATTCGGCCTGAGATTGGTAGGGGAGATTCTAGGGCTGGGATTTCCGATGATCTGTGTGAGGCGGTGGCTTCCGATCTGGTTGGCTCGATGGGTATTGATGATGTTTCTGAGGGGATTGGCCGGGATGGGTGCGTGATTCCTGAGGTAATTAGGGAAATTAGTGAGGCGGTTGGTGGTTTTGGCCCGACGGCTGGCGCCTCTACCGTTGGCTGTTCTGCGGCGGTCCGTGTTGTTAGAGCGGCTTCTAACCTTGGGGAGGCGCTGGCTGTCAAGGGGATTGGTAATTTTGCAGGTCCTGCTTTGGGAATAAGGGATTGTCAAGCAGATGATGTGGTTATGCATTCTGAGTCTAACTCCATTTCAGAAGTGGCTCCTAAGGTTTTCAAGAAGGCAGAAATTTTGAAATCTAACGGAGAATGAGTTGGTAAATCCTCTTGGAGAGATACTGTATTGGGGGTGGTTGAGGAGGATCATGTGTTAGATGATGAGATTATTGAGGATGATTGTGAGGAGGACTTTTCTGACTCTGATAAAGAGGATGGAGAGCAGGACGACCCGCTATGTCCTGTGATCAGGCTATCTTCTGTGGATAAACGTAACCTCAGGTCCAAATGGAAACTTGCTTTAATTGTGACTGTTCTGGGCAAAAGAATtagtttcaattattttgctcaaaggatccaggctcaatgggaaaagaaaggaaaagttacCATTACTGATTTAGAAAACGATTATTATGTTATTAAGTTTACTAGGAGAGAGGAATTTAATGCGGTTATCAATggaggcccatatatcatttctaatcatgttctggctttaaggccatgggtccctaattttaatcctcatgactgTTCTGTTAATAGAATTCTTACTTGGGTAAGATTTCCAGGGTTACCTATTGAATACTATAATGAAAACTTTCTTAATAAAGTGGGTGGTcttgttgggaaagttcaccatgtggataaaatCACAATTGGAGCAGAGAGAGGTAAATTTGCCAGGGTCTGTGTTGATATTGATCTAGCCAAGCCTCTTTTGTCTAAATTATGTGTTCAGAATACAGTTTactatattgaatatgaaggaaTTCATaatatctgctatgaatgtggtatgtttggccatactttTGATGGTTGTCCAAAGAAATAGAAGATGGTTGAAGAGGTTAGGGAGGCTGACAAGGGAAAAGAAAAGGGGGTTCAAGGTGAAGGGAGGAACTTTGGCCCCTGGATGCTAGCTAAGAGGATGGGTAAAAGAAGGACTCGGGCAACTGTTGTTCAGAACCTTCCTCCTGACATTAATAAGAATATGATTCCTATCCAGATTGCACCAGAGATCAAAGGAAGGAACCCCAGTAAGAATGTTGGCTTGGTATTGAAAAGGTTTGTGGTTCTGGTTCTAGATTTGGGGTCATATCTATTAAGGAAGCTCATGAATCTGATCAATCTAATGAGCATTTGGAGTTAAGTATGCCAGGGTTAGAGTCTGCTGAGCCTGAGGCCAATAAAGTTGAGACTGTTAACCCTTTGTTTGAATCCAAAGTAATTGCCTTGGGAAGTTCCCAGAATCATGCTATGGTTGGGAAAAAAACTGCaaaatgaggttagtatcccGAAATCCCATGGTGTTAATACAAatgtgttggtccctagtaattagttctaaggggggggggggataggaactaatgtaactttttcgcttgtaattatgctgacttaatgttattttaagagtttgttaactcagcgtgttggtcagcacgaccgattgattagtcagacagttttagttctatgctgactaagactgcttgacttgagagttgagaattgactcttgagaggtcagcttccaactcagcactcagatttactcagtttcagttttaataatttatatgctgagtaaatatcacaagcaacacatgcacatatatatatatatatatatatatatatatatatatatatatatatatatattgagagaaagagtttagaagttactcagcacgacttatcctggttcggcctctctgcctacgtctagtccctagttcctcctgggattttcaatccaatactgagctctttcaaggtagagcacaaaccctttacaaggcagtgagtatgcaagagtacgtcctctattcgtctactcagctcctactaagtactacaacccagcacttagatgttcaacttccatgctaagttccttcttagtcagctccgttctgtttatacaattctgaaggagtcttctaatttagtcagcttcgttctggcaactttgaaagagacttctgatactgagttctactccactcagcttctattctttcatgctgagttccgttccactcagcttggcttatgctgacttttgtcctgtctaactttatatatatatttttgcactcaatattgaacaaacacattagtacaattaaatcaaagcatttaaatttaattgtctcttaatcatggatgattttgtcaaatcaaaatcttgtggaaaggtgttacaacaaactcccccattttgatgttggcaaaatacataattatggaactcagttataagttaccccatgattgatttatttttgaaataactcccccgtaagggttgcacatattgtcttaacttaattctaaacctttcaagatttaattgaattaaccttaagacatttgtgtatactgacttagtttaatgttagatttttcaagatctgagctaattggatttaagtcagttttcaaaaatattagaagtatgttgttactcagtttatttacataagtattttagtgttaatgtatactgagtatgttttacttcttaatttgtttgttcaattttatcagccaggttgaaaaaatggtacttgtcatagattaagcaaaaacatatgaggaaagattctatgctaagttctaaacattgaCTAAGCTATAtttagttcttcttcttttccttcatattgacctgagcttgatggtcagctcgatatactcctttgcctttatctttacttcctgaggcattacctgcaagctgagttccatcttggcttttctcccacgttttgccatcatcgggtatATAAAGGAAGGTTTCGTTTCTAGCTGCAGTGGAGAGGACATGtgagtaacgctggagcctctttgtgctttcacgcaagccatcaattacagctacactgtcatcttggacatggcgaggaacccggagagagctgctaatcatgctgagtaggcattcatgtgatttgctaagccaggtgtgCGAGCTGGTGAGCTgagcaaaagattggtggtacattttCAGCatggcag of the Euphorbia lathyris chromosome 7, ddEupLath1.1, whole genome shotgun sequence genome contains:
- the LOC136200733 gene encoding uncharacterized protein, with amino-acid sequence MKVSVSVLSIFYFVLLCYSSSLSISDVVFNNGMDGTKMTAISRKLKEKSYNPSIDHMNLEDYNPIDPVPSSKASIKPGPIEHGTPLNPYIPKRSPPSPPPSPLSPPSSPPSPPHPKKVAEIP